A genomic window from Vitis riparia cultivar Riparia Gloire de Montpellier isolate 1030 chromosome 16, EGFV_Vit.rip_1.0, whole genome shotgun sequence includes:
- the LOC117934145 gene encoding thionin-like protein 2: MEGGRVRVRTVLVVGLVLGLLLGQSDAFSPICYAGCVGECLVFHGSLVTCAIKCIWKCLFALSDTPPDSHSLCKFNCAAKLCANITTADHLGAEEVESCVNSCGGNCTQNYLSS; the protein is encoded by the exons ATGGAGGGAGGAAGAGTAAGAGTGAGGACGGTTTTGGTTGTGGGTTTGGTGTTGGGGTTGCTGTTAGGGCAGTCTGATGCCTTCTCTCCCATATGCTATGCTGGATGCGTAGGGGAATGCCTTGTGTTTCATGGAAGTCTTGTGACATGTGCTATCAAATGCATTTGGAAATGCTTGTTTGCTCTTTCGGATACCCCCCCAGATTCTCATTCCCTTTGCAAGTTTAATTGTGCTGCAAAATTGTGCGCCAATATCACCACTGCAGACCACCTTg GAGCGGAGGAAGTGGAAAGTTGTGTGAACTCTTGCGGGGGAAACTGCACCCAGAATTATTTGTCTTCTTAA